A region of Halalkaliarchaeum desulfuricum DNA encodes the following proteins:
- a CDS encoding helix-hairpin-helix domain-containing protein has product MELEDVPGVGEKTASALSQLEDPERALREGDVAAIARAPGISEGRAAAIARGAIRRQHGDDGGFLATDRAREIYRDALGLLKERAETDYAEKRLETFYPSVAPSRISEVREFTRQAIKREPDPAISTALEGVQPLETPSPVRVRERSLATADAERYAAAQRRFPELSIEVIEDRQDVAELARSYSTVIVLDEAFAGMDVAGDVQVRTDVQLGSESDGRSVDLETTAEIVPERLLTFFAHNRGALQAALRVHEAADLEPAVDPERLRGALSQVDDDGTVVGDGELDRLSRAVDDLDAAVGTAESVANDHLRAAIGERDVTIEGRDFLSLVEQGARVDSLLSRELHEEYEEAIRKAREHLADALALSDGEPELAERVFGGEPTFPVERNEEAVSRLRTELSAARDRRAARLKSELAAELSALREPVETLVADALELDVELAVSRFYREFDCTMPTFLDDELGDRGADSAESPGIEVVGGRSPLLDVAFESVEPVDYGVSGVTLLSGVNSGGKTSTLDLLALLTILAQMGLPVPAEEARLRRFSGLDYYAKSQGTLDAGAFESTLREFGELADGADGRLVLVDELESITEPGASAKIVAGILEELDRQDATAVFVSHLAREIREAADFSIAVDGIEAVGLEDGELVVERSPVRNHLARSTPELIVEKLAGESDAAFYEGLLEKF; this is encoded by the coding sequence ATGGAGCTCGAGGACGTGCCGGGCGTCGGGGAGAAGACCGCGTCGGCGCTTTCACAGCTCGAGGACCCCGAGCGTGCGCTCCGGGAGGGCGACGTCGCCGCGATCGCCCGCGCCCCCGGCATCTCGGAGGGGCGGGCCGCCGCGATCGCCCGCGGTGCGATCCGGCGACAGCACGGCGACGATGGGGGCTTTCTCGCGACCGATCGCGCCCGTGAGATCTACCGGGACGCGCTCGGGTTGCTCAAAGAGCGAGCCGAGACGGACTATGCCGAAAAGCGTCTGGAGACGTTCTATCCGAGCGTCGCTCCCTCCCGAATCTCGGAGGTCCGGGAGTTCACCCGGCAGGCGATCAAACGGGAGCCGGATCCGGCCATCTCGACGGCGCTCGAGGGAGTACAGCCGCTGGAGACACCCTCGCCGGTCCGTGTGCGCGAGCGGAGTCTCGCGACCGCCGACGCAGAGCGGTACGCAGCCGCACAGCGACGGTTCCCGGAGCTGTCCATCGAGGTGATCGAGGACAGACAGGACGTCGCGGAGCTGGCCCGGTCCTACTCGACGGTGATCGTGCTCGACGAGGCGTTCGCGGGGATGGACGTCGCCGGCGACGTGCAGGTTCGGACGGACGTTCAGCTCGGTTCCGAGTCGGACGGCCGGAGCGTGGACCTCGAGACGACCGCAGAGATCGTCCCCGAACGGCTGCTGACCTTCTTCGCGCACAATCGGGGGGCGCTGCAGGCCGCCCTCCGGGTCCACGAGGCGGCCGACCTCGAGCCGGCCGTCGACCCCGAACGGCTTCGCGGGGCGCTCTCGCAGGTCGACGACGACGGTACTGTCGTCGGCGACGGGGAGCTCGATCGACTTTCGCGGGCGGTCGACGACCTCGACGCGGCGGTCGGCACCGCCGAATCGGTCGCCAACGACCATCTCCGGGCGGCCATCGGCGAGCGGGACGTCACCATCGAGGGACGCGACTTCCTCTCGCTAGTCGAGCAGGGCGCCCGCGTGGACTCGCTGCTCTCCCGGGAGCTCCACGAGGAGTACGAGGAGGCGATCCGGAAGGCGCGGGAACATCTCGCAGATGCGCTGGCGCTGTCGGACGGCGAGCCGGAGCTTGCCGAACGCGTGTTCGGCGGGGAGCCGACGTTCCCGGTCGAGCGCAACGAGGAGGCAGTCTCCCGGCTCCGTACGGAGCTTTCGGCTGCGCGCGATCGGCGGGCCGCCCGGCTGAAGTCGGAGCTTGCAGCCGAGCTCTCGGCGCTTCGCGAGCCCGTCGAGACGCTCGTCGCCGACGCGCTGGAGCTGGACGTCGAGCTGGCTGTGTCGCGCTTTTACCGGGAGTTCGACTGCACGATGCCGACGTTCCTCGACGACGAACTCGGCGATCGTGGCGCCGACTCGGCGGAATCCCCCGGGATCGAGGTGGTCGGTGGCCGATCCCCGCTGCTGGACGTCGCCTTCGAGTCGGTAGAGCCGGTCGACTACGGCGTCTCGGGAGTAACGCTGCTTTCGGGGGTCAACTCCGGCGGCAAGACCTCGACGCTGGATCTGCTGGCGCTTTTGACGATCCTCGCACAGATGGGGCTGCCGGTGCCGGCCGAGGAGGCGCGACTCCGCCGGTTTTCCGGGCTCGACTACTACGCCAAATCACAGGGAACGCTGGACGCCGGGGCGTTCGAATCGACGCTCCGGGAGTTCGGCGAACTCGCCGATGGCGCCGACGGCCGGCTGGTGCTCGTCGACGAACTCGAATCCATCACCGAACCGGGCGCGAGCGCGAAGATCGTCGCCGGCATCCTGGAGGAGCTCGATCGACAGGACGCGACCGCCGTCTTCGTCTCTCACCTGGCCCGGGAGATCCGGGAGGCAGCCGACTTCTCGATCGCCGTCGACGGGATCGAGGCGGTCGGGCTGGAGGACGGCGAACTCGTCGTCGAGCGGTCGCCAGTCCGAAACCACCTCGCGCGGTCGACGCCGGAGCTGATCGTCGAAAAGCTCGCCGGCGAGTCGGACGCGGCGTTCTACGAGGGACTTCTCGAGAAGTTCTAG